One Myxococcaceae bacterium JPH2 DNA window includes the following coding sequences:
- a CDS encoding VacB/RNase II family 3'-5' exoribonuclease: protein MEIPSGSTRAVTGRVDVHPRGFGFLTVNLPGSTEVLSAFIPPPELNVLFAGDVVSATATAGADGRWTASGLSLVERTRTEVYGEVVLRKGAAYLRIDREVANSDWLLETEGAEVQSGDAVVAHIAEGKVTLRYKVAPGEDRSLERVIVRHGLRRDFSSAAEDEAKSAHTQPHALGARRDLRAIPTVTVDAPSTRDIDDAISVLPAGPDGALRLLVSIADVSEYVKEGSALDAEARARATSVYLAGRVLPMLPETLSAHWLSLVPHEERRCLTVELRIDPDGRVTAADVYESLIRSWARLNYDEVAAFLDSGEVSEPMAPVRDVMPWFRLAAARLAVARAARGGMELAREEARFTFDVATGAVSGLKNEPPTSAHGMIERFMVAANEAIAVWLMTRGSPTVYRVHEQPDPQRVSDLNAFALHSGFAAGFGAELTPLALAAFDRQIAGSQAEAALRSVLRRSLGYSYYTVKPGRHFGLAAPLYLHFTSPIRRYADLAVHRTIKGYLHGRRDFVHEDPALEQLAQHINQRARAAARAETDRHHALEARWMASRLGQQFPARVVRVKPFGMVVQLDGMLVEGMVPAEGLPQGPYRPDAREISLVGKSRTFTVGMPVKVKVVSTDEPLGRVELALAE, encoded by the coding sequence ATGGAGATTCCTTCCGGTTCCACGCGCGCTGTCACCGGCCGCGTCGACGTGCACCCCCGCGGCTTCGGCTTCCTCACCGTGAACCTCCCTGGCTCCACGGAGGTGCTGTCCGCCTTCATTCCGCCCCCGGAACTCAACGTCCTCTTCGCGGGCGATGTCGTGTCCGCCACGGCGACCGCGGGCGCGGATGGGCGATGGACCGCGAGCGGCCTGTCGCTCGTCGAGCGCACGCGCACGGAGGTCTATGGCGAGGTGGTGCTGCGCAAGGGCGCGGCGTACCTGCGCATCGACCGCGAGGTGGCCAACTCGGATTGGCTCCTGGAGACCGAAGGCGCGGAGGTGCAGTCCGGCGACGCGGTGGTGGCGCACATCGCCGAGGGCAAGGTGACGCTGCGCTACAAGGTCGCGCCCGGTGAGGACCGCTCGCTGGAGCGCGTCATCGTCCGGCACGGCCTGCGCCGCGACTTCTCCTCCGCGGCCGAGGACGAGGCCAAGAGCGCGCACACGCAGCCCCATGCCCTGGGCGCGCGCCGCGACCTGCGCGCCATCCCCACCGTCACGGTGGATGCGCCGTCCACGCGCGACATCGACGATGCCATCTCCGTGTTGCCCGCCGGGCCGGATGGGGCGCTGCGCCTGCTGGTGTCCATCGCGGACGTGAGCGAGTACGTGAAGGAGGGCTCGGCGCTGGACGCCGAGGCGCGAGCGCGCGCCACCAGCGTGTACCTGGCGGGCCGCGTCCTGCCGATGCTGCCCGAGACGCTGTCCGCGCACTGGCTGAGCCTGGTGCCTCATGAGGAGCGGCGCTGCCTCACGGTGGAGCTGCGCATCGACCCGGATGGCCGCGTCACCGCGGCGGACGTGTACGAGAGCCTCATCCGCTCCTGGGCGCGGCTGAACTACGACGAGGTGGCCGCCTTCCTGGACTCGGGCGAGGTGTCCGAGCCCATGGCCCCCGTGCGCGACGTGATGCCGTGGTTCCGGCTGGCGGCGGCGCGGCTGGCGGTGGCGCGCGCGGCGCGCGGCGGCATGGAGCTGGCGCGCGAGGAGGCGCGCTTCACGTTCGACGTGGCCACGGGCGCGGTGTCTGGACTCAAGAACGAGCCGCCCACCTCCGCGCACGGGATGATTGAGCGCTTCATGGTGGCGGCGAACGAGGCCATCGCCGTGTGGCTCATGACGCGCGGCTCGCCCACCGTGTACCGCGTGCACGAGCAGCCGGATCCGCAGCGGGTGAGTGACCTCAACGCCTTCGCGCTGCACTCGGGCTTCGCGGCGGGGTTCGGCGCGGAGCTGACGCCCCTGGCCCTGGCCGCGTTCGACCGACAGATCGCCGGCTCCCAGGCGGAGGCCGCGCTGCGCTCGGTGCTGCGCCGCTCGCTGGGGTACTCGTACTACACGGTGAAGCCGGGGCGGCACTTCGGGCTCGCGGCGCCGCTCTACCTGCACTTCACGTCGCCCATCCGCCGGTACGCGGACCTCGCGGTGCACCGGACCATCAAGGGCTACCTGCACGGCCGGCGCGACTTCGTGCACGAGGACCCCGCGCTGGAGCAGCTCGCGCAGCACATCAACCAGCGGGCCCGCGCGGCGGCGCGCGCCGAGACGGACAGACACCACGCCCTGGAGGCGCGGTGGATGGCGAGCCGCCTGGGCCAGCAGTTCCCCGCGCGCGTGGTGCGCGTGAAGCCGTTCGGCATGGTGGTGCAGCTCGACGGCATGTTGGTGGAGGGCATGGTGCCCGCGGAGGGACTGCCCCAAGGCCCCTACCGTCCGGACGCGCGCGAAATCTCCCTGGTGGGCAAGTCGCGCACGTTCACCGTGGGCATGCCGGTGAAGGTGAAGGTGGTGTCCACGGACGAGCCGCTCGGCCGCGTGGAGCTGGCGCTGGCGGAGTGA
- a CDS encoding NYN domain-containing protein, producing MGSWAPAAKGSINSVNEGAARATLRHRRGVLRVVITRSGVRGVHHPVSLHAKARPCPKAQLRPGARANPGRKARHAGVHPGRESARAHRNAVGWVARARPPPTHSPGLLNFAAHARHHASRPPLDGRTEHRIALFLDFENLVTNTGISASSFDLQPSLDRLLEKGKVVFRRAYCDWSRFSEAKARLHDVGVELVDVPPSTRAGKNGADMRLVIDALELCYAREQIDTFVIASGDSDFCPLAYKLRENGRTVIGLAVKESSSRLFVSACDEFIYLRPKQSRSDKEKEKEKDKEKGGGRHAEERGEKGKRGRHGHEAKGNGKAEAAPASPSRSKSEVPAIAREVVQSLLARATGSLNPSLIKEAIVRKEPDFDERDHGFSTFTRMLAAMEQEGLLRRIQQGRQWYVVGPDADVAPAQPSKGRGAPARAVPQDEPDDELESYPDPDDEGL from the coding sequence ATGGGGTCATGGGCTCCCGCGGCCAAGGGGAGCATCAACAGCGTCAACGAAGGCGCGGCCAGGGCCACCTTGCGCCATCGTCGGGGAGTTCTGCGGGTCGTCATCACACGCTCCGGCGTCAGGGGGGTTCATCACCCCGTCTCACTTCACGCCAAAGCTAGGCCCTGTCCGAAAGCTCAACTCCGTCCAGGCGCTCGTGCGAATCCCGGACGGAAAGCGCGGCACGCGGGTGTTCATCCTGGAAGAGAGAGCGCCCGCGCGCACCGGAACGCAGTAGGGTGGGTGGCGCGAGCCCGGCCACCGCCGACGCATTCCCCGGGCCTCCTCAATTTCGCCGCCCACGCGCGGCATCACGCATCGAGGCCCCCTTTGGACGGACGTACCGAACACCGCATCGCACTATTCCTCGACTTCGAAAACCTCGTCACCAACACCGGCATCAGCGCCAGCAGCTTCGACTTGCAGCCCTCGCTCGATCGATTGCTGGAGAAGGGGAAGGTCGTCTTCCGTCGCGCCTACTGCGACTGGTCCCGCTTCTCCGAGGCCAAGGCGCGGCTGCACGACGTGGGCGTCGAGTTGGTGGACGTGCCGCCCTCCACGCGCGCCGGGAAGAACGGCGCGGACATGCGCCTGGTCATCGACGCGCTGGAGCTGTGCTACGCGCGCGAGCAGATCGACACCTTCGTCATCGCCTCCGGTGACAGCGACTTCTGCCCGCTCGCGTACAAGCTGCGTGAGAACGGCCGCACCGTCATCGGGCTCGCGGTGAAGGAGTCCAGCTCCCGGCTCTTCGTCAGCGCGTGCGACGAGTTCATCTACCTGCGCCCCAAGCAGAGCCGTAGCGACAAGGAGAAGGAGAAAGAGAAGGACAAGGAGAAGGGCGGAGGCCGGCACGCCGAGGAGCGTGGCGAGAAGGGCAAGCGCGGCCGGCACGGCCACGAGGCCAAGGGCAACGGCAAGGCCGAGGCCGCACCGGCCAGCCCGAGCCGCTCGAAGTCCGAGGTGCCCGCCATCGCTCGCGAGGTGGTGCAGAGCCTGCTGGCCCGCGCGACGGGCTCGCTCAATCCCTCGCTCATCAAGGAAGCCATCGTCCGCAAGGAGCCGGACTTCGACGAGCGCGACCACGGCTTCTCCACCTTCACCCGCATGCTGGCCGCCATGGAGCAGGAGGGCCTGTTGCGCCGCATCCAGCAGGGCCGCCAGTGGTACGTGGTGGGGCCCGACGCGGACGTCGCCCCCGCGCAGCCCAGCAAGGGCCGAGGCGCCCCCGCGCGCGCCGTGCCGCAGGACGAGCCCGACGACGAGCTGGAGTCCTATCCGGATCCCGACGACGAGGGCCTGTAG
- a CDS encoding YkgJ family cysteine cluster protein — protein MPLSTLCLRCGLCCDGTLFTTVAVRPSEVEPLRQRGVPLVERADGSPALAQHCAALEGRHCTVYAERPESCRRYRCHLLTALAEGEVSLDEALGVVDQAHALVDAVAHALPPPQAGEPRAVMQRARQAGRAAGTAALSAEAQEARDRADAFLVRRFQGRFGHGG, from the coding sequence ATGCCGCTCTCCACCCTCTGCCTCCGCTGTGGCCTGTGCTGTGACGGGACCCTCTTCACCACCGTCGCGGTGCGTCCCTCCGAGGTGGAGCCCCTGCGCCAGCGAGGCGTGCCGCTCGTCGAGCGGGCTGACGGCTCGCCGGCCCTCGCGCAGCACTGCGCCGCGCTGGAGGGTCGCCACTGCACCGTCTATGCGGAGCGCCCCGAGAGCTGCCGCCGCTATCGCTGCCACCTGCTGACCGCGCTCGCGGAGGGCGAGGTGTCACTCGACGAGGCGCTCGGCGTGGTGGACCAGGCGCACGCACTCGTGGATGCGGTGGCCCACGCGCTCCCACCTCCCCAGGCGGGCGAGCCCCGCGCGGTGATGCAGCGCGCGCGGCAGGCGGGGCGCGCGGCGGGCACCGCGGCGCTGTCTGCCGAAGCGCAGGAGGCGCGCGATCGCGCGGACGCCTTCCTCGTCCGTCGCTTCCAGGGGCGCTTCGGCCACGGCGGCTGA
- a CDS encoding ABC transporter permease, whose protein sequence is MKKWAQKLGMVALLLALWEGLSRSGIWSPHLFPGPMKVAQSLVAMAKDGRLGSATLRSLGRLSRAYLLSVAIGIPLGLLTARVAFFRNAVKPVVMGLQALPSICWLPLALLWFGLTDAAILFVVVMGSVLSIAIATEDAVNGLDPQLSRVASTLGVRGPRFYFGVLLPGALPGIVTGLKLGWSFAWRALLAGELLFVSGGLGQLLTMGRELMDVPQVMAVMVAIIVIGIAVDRVLFQTVETRLRRRWGLTATV, encoded by the coding sequence ATGAAGAAATGGGCACAGAAGCTGGGCATGGTGGCGCTGCTGCTGGCCCTGTGGGAGGGCCTGTCGCGCTCGGGCATCTGGTCGCCCCATCTCTTCCCCGGCCCCATGAAGGTCGCGCAGAGCCTGGTCGCCATGGCCAAGGACGGAAGGCTCGGCTCGGCCACGCTGCGCTCGCTGGGGCGGCTGAGCCGCGCGTATCTCCTGTCCGTGGCCATTGGCATTCCCCTGGGGCTGCTCACCGCGCGGGTGGCCTTCTTCCGCAACGCGGTGAAGCCCGTGGTGATGGGGCTGCAGGCCCTGCCCTCCATCTGCTGGCTGCCGCTGGCGCTCTTGTGGTTCGGCCTGACGGACGCGGCCATCCTCTTCGTCGTGGTGATGGGCAGCGTGCTGAGCATCGCCATCGCCACGGAGGACGCGGTCAACGGGTTGGACCCGCAGCTGTCTCGCGTGGCCAGCACGTTGGGCGTGCGCGGCCCGCGCTTCTACTTCGGCGTGCTGCTGCCCGGCGCGCTGCCCGGCATCGTCACGGGGCTCAAGCTCGGGTGGAGCTTCGCGTGGCGCGCGCTGCTCGCGGGCGAGCTGCTCTTCGTCTCGGGCGGCCTGGGCCAGCTGCTCACCATGGGCCGCGAGCTGATGGACGTGCCGCAGGTGATGGCGGTCATGGTGGCCATCATCGTCATTGGCATCGCCGTGGACCGCGTCCTCTTCCAGACAGTGGAGACGCGGCTGCGGCGGCGCTGGGGCCTCACCGCCACGGTGTGA
- a CDS encoding ABC transporter ATP-binding protein translates to MVRALLARWRKWRSSLRLLQPAHVDPGRAKISIAQLGHRYANKVVALHDVNLNVRTGEFVCLLGPSGCGKSTLLFALAGHVEPTGGTVSIDGQRIHGPGPDRLLMFQEAALFPWLTVRGNITFALAARGIPREERRTRADTFIRRVQLTGFEDSLPHQLSGGMKMRASLARALAVDPAVLLMDEPFGSLDAQTRVHMQELLQSIWMRTGKTVVFVTHDVQEALMLGTRVVLMAPRPGRVVRDLEVHLPMPRSLEDARLTEMARHIRRLLRHFEVPDAELPSPPPRRALPARGLLRPSPLPSR, encoded by the coding sequence ATGGTCCGCGCCCTGCTCGCCCGCTGGAGGAAATGGCGGAGTTCGCTGCGTCTGCTCCAGCCGGCGCACGTGGACCCCGGTCGCGCCAAGATTTCCATTGCCCAGCTCGGTCATCGCTACGCCAACAAGGTGGTGGCGCTCCACGACGTGAACCTCAACGTCCGGACCGGCGAGTTCGTCTGCCTGCTCGGCCCCTCGGGCTGCGGCAAGTCCACGCTGCTCTTCGCGCTGGCGGGCCACGTGGAGCCCACCGGCGGCACCGTCTCCATCGACGGCCAGCGCATCCACGGCCCCGGGCCGGACCGCCTGCTCATGTTCCAGGAGGCGGCGCTGTTCCCGTGGCTCACCGTGCGCGGCAACATCACCTTCGCCCTGGCCGCGCGAGGCATCCCGCGCGAGGAGCGCCGCACCCGCGCCGACACCTTCATCCGCCGCGTGCAGCTCACCGGCTTCGAGGACTCGCTGCCGCACCAGCTCTCCGGCGGCATGAAGATGCGCGCCAGCCTGGCCCGCGCGCTCGCGGTGGATCCGGCTGTTCTCCTCATGGACGAGCCCTTCGGCTCGCTGGACGCCCAGACGCGCGTGCACATGCAGGAGCTGCTGCAGTCCATCTGGATGCGCACCGGGAAGACGGTCGTCTTCGTCACGCACGACGTGCAGGAGGCGCTGATGCTGGGCACGCGCGTGGTGCTGATGGCGCCTCGGCCAGGGCGCGTGGTGCGCGACCTGGAGGTGCACCTGCCCATGCCTCGCTCGCTGGAGGACGCCCGGCTGACGGAGATGGCGCGGCACATCCGCCGGCTCCTGCGCCACTTCGAGGTCCCCGACGCGGAACTCCCCTCACCCCCGCCCCGCCGCGCCTTGCCCGCGCGCGGGCTGCTGCGTCCCAGTCCCCTACCGTCAAGGTGA
- a CDS encoding PilZ domain-containing protein — protein sequence MHVDTLDGMPSRESLLGYRVGTELNAVASFGGGDSPGRLVQLSLEHLTLRLESRAVPRPGQPASVVVGHGERWATLLEAEVMGVHDARPEVSLRFVAPPLDAGRRIVGVLESLRDHGLLLTPETRPVWRERIDRADRVARICEALASRQARGVARTEDGHRVDITAAAFDALDGKLIWRFHGEVPRRPFSLEVFGYSSVVHLTVREWREESGLVVMPTPKEVVRFRHRWLRRTLASPTCVLGFDHPLWPQVHVRRALLDVSYEGLSFLTEPGEDLMYPGLKLPVVEVSLDGRAPVRLRAEVRNISSMASGRRCGLSVRPLDTEGARAWRALVEVQMHPSTEAAGDWNSATWKLFEHSGYFRLPGKQPSDFVGLREKFSETQDKLAERPDLGYRVVRPAEAGVAEATLSVMKPYAGSWMAHQLARHPPAGLRTTAREALRDIYLRGYEPTQVDPEVKWFFAFCEANVRWVRYTKFEFATWYQQTGQTCLVPFRLMEAEVNAAWVVPVGIDVGTPTEDERARFFAHVASTRPEAYREALDLVPERFDLEATRRDWDSAGLGRERELLVARHGGRAVALAVVETAQPGLNLFNVLDGVRLVSLEDDARPEVQDALLALLARAADWYRARNRKVFVHYVEAECVEYVERAALADLGEGKLWVMSARLLPEFLEHLFESTTPRAG from the coding sequence ATGCACGTCGACACGTTGGACGGGATGCCCAGCCGCGAATCCCTCCTCGGTTACCGGGTCGGGACGGAACTCAACGCAGTGGCGTCGTTCGGCGGGGGGGACTCGCCCGGGCGTCTGGTGCAGCTCTCACTGGAGCACCTGACGCTCCGACTCGAGTCCCGAGCAGTGCCACGTCCGGGACAGCCGGCCTCCGTGGTGGTGGGCCATGGCGAGCGCTGGGCCACGCTGCTGGAGGCGGAGGTGATGGGCGTGCACGACGCGCGGCCGGAGGTGAGCCTGCGCTTCGTGGCACCCCCGCTGGATGCGGGGCGGCGCATCGTGGGGGTGCTGGAGTCGCTGCGGGACCACGGGCTGTTGCTGACGCCCGAGACGCGGCCGGTGTGGCGCGAGCGGATCGACCGGGCGGATCGCGTGGCGCGCATCTGTGAGGCGCTGGCGTCGCGGCAGGCGCGCGGCGTGGCGCGCACGGAGGACGGCCACCGCGTGGACATCACCGCGGCCGCGTTCGACGCGCTGGACGGGAAGCTCATCTGGCGCTTCCACGGCGAGGTTCCGCGCCGGCCCTTCTCGCTGGAGGTGTTTGGCTATAGCAGCGTGGTGCACCTGACGGTGCGCGAGTGGCGCGAGGAGAGCGGGCTGGTGGTGATGCCCACGCCCAAGGAAGTGGTGCGCTTTCGGCACCGCTGGCTGAGGCGCACGCTGGCCAGTCCCACCTGCGTGCTCGGCTTCGACCATCCGCTCTGGCCGCAGGTGCACGTGCGGCGCGCGCTCCTGGATGTCTCGTATGAGGGCCTGTCCTTCCTGACCGAGCCGGGCGAGGACTTGATGTACCCGGGGCTGAAGCTGCCGGTGGTGGAGGTGTCGCTGGATGGTCGCGCGCCGGTGCGGCTGCGCGCGGAGGTGCGCAACATCTCCAGCATGGCGTCCGGCCGGCGATGCGGCCTGTCCGTGCGGCCCTTGGACACCGAGGGCGCGCGGGCGTGGCGGGCGCTGGTGGAAGTCCAGATGCACCCGAGCACGGAGGCGGCGGGGGACTGGAACTCCGCCACGTGGAAGCTGTTCGAGCACTCGGGCTACTTCCGGCTGCCGGGCAAACAGCCCTCGGACTTCGTGGGGCTGCGCGAGAAGTTCAGCGAGACGCAGGACAAGCTCGCCGAGCGGCCCGACCTGGGCTACCGCGTGGTGCGGCCCGCGGAGGCGGGCGTGGCCGAGGCGACGCTCTCCGTGATGAAGCCCTACGCGGGGAGCTGGATGGCGCACCAGCTCGCGCGGCATCCCCCCGCGGGGCTGCGCACCACCGCCCGAGAGGCGCTGCGCGACATCTACCTGCGCGGCTATGAGCCCACGCAGGTGGACCCGGAGGTGAAGTGGTTCTTCGCCTTCTGCGAAGCGAACGTGCGCTGGGTGCGCTACACGAAGTTCGAGTTCGCCACGTGGTACCAGCAGACGGGCCAGACGTGCCTGGTGCCCTTCCGGCTGATGGAGGCCGAGGTGAACGCGGCCTGGGTCGTGCCGGTGGGAATCGACGTGGGCACACCCACCGAGGACGAGCGCGCGCGCTTCTTCGCGCACGTGGCCAGCACGCGGCCCGAGGCGTACCGCGAGGCCCTGGACCTGGTGCCGGAGCGCTTCGACCTGGAGGCGACGCGGCGGGACTGGGACAGCGCGGGCCTGGGGCGCGAGCGGGAGCTGCTGGTGGCGCGGCACGGAGGCAGGGCCGTGGCGCTGGCCGTGGTGGAGACGGCGCAGCCCGGGCTCAACCTCTTCAACGTGCTGGACGGCGTGCGGCTGGTGTCCCTGGAGGACGACGCGCGGCCCGAGGTGCAGGACGCGCTGCTCGCCCTGCTGGCGCGCGCGGCGGACTGGTACCGCGCGCGCAACCGCAAGGTGTTCGTCCACTACGTGGAAGCCGAGTGCGTGGAGTACGTGGAGCGCGCGGCGCTCGCGGACCTGGGCGAGGGTAAGCTGTGGGTGATGTCCGCGCGCCTGCTGCCCGAGTTCCTCGAGCACCTGTTCGAGTCCACCACCCCGCGCGCTGGCTGA
- a CDS encoding ABC transporter substrate-binding protein, translating to MRLPRSSSRPLLLLCLAVLSLAGCKREASKSSADTPLRLGFFPNITHGQALVGDAEGVFAAQPGVGRLEVKQFNAGPAAMEALVGGSLDVSYVGPGPAINTYLKAGKDLRIIAGAVNGGAVLVVKSVRTPAELKGKKLATPQLGNTQDIALRHWLKAQGLSIAADQGGDVQVVPISNADILGQYLQGAIEGAWVPEPWGARMLAEGGGHILVNEKDLWPEGRFPTTVLVTTRKLLETQRPRLLALVRAHVQLTERWKANPTAFATSVNAAFGRITHKPLTGPVLQDAFSRLQPSLDPVPSALKESARHAHALGFIPSDDIAGLVDLSLLDEVRGATKP from the coding sequence ATGCGCCTGCCTCGCTCCTCCTCGCGCCCGCTGCTCCTGCTGTGCCTCGCCGTGCTGTCACTCGCGGGCTGCAAGCGCGAGGCATCCAAGTCCAGCGCCGACACACCGCTGCGCCTGGGCTTCTTCCCCAACATCACGCACGGTCAGGCGTTGGTGGGGGACGCGGAGGGCGTCTTCGCCGCGCAGCCCGGCGTGGGTCGGCTGGAGGTGAAGCAGTTCAACGCGGGACCCGCCGCCATGGAGGCCCTGGTGGGCGGCTCGCTGGATGTCTCGTACGTGGGGCCGGGACCCGCCATCAACACGTACCTCAAGGCGGGCAAGGACCTGCGCATCATCGCGGGCGCGGTGAACGGCGGCGCGGTGCTGGTGGTGAAGTCCGTCCGGACGCCCGCCGAGCTGAAGGGCAAGAAGCTGGCGACGCCGCAGCTCGGCAACACCCAGGACATCGCGCTGAGGCACTGGCTGAAGGCCCAGGGGCTGAGCATCGCGGCGGACCAGGGCGGCGACGTGCAGGTGGTGCCCATCAGCAACGCGGACATCCTGGGCCAGTACCTCCAAGGCGCCATCGAGGGCGCGTGGGTGCCGGAGCCCTGGGGCGCGCGCATGCTCGCCGAGGGAGGGGGCCACATCCTCGTGAACGAGAAGGACCTGTGGCCCGAGGGGCGCTTCCCCACCACCGTGCTGGTGACGACGCGCAAGCTGCTGGAGACGCAGCGCCCGCGGCTGCTCGCGCTCGTCCGCGCGCACGTGCAGCTCACCGAGCGCTGGAAGGCGAACCCCACCGCGTTCGCCACCTCCGTCAACGCGGCCTTCGGTCGCATCACCCACAAGCCGCTGACGGGGCCCGTGCTGCAGGATGCCTTCTCACGGCTCCAGCCCAGCCTGGACCCCGTGCCCTCCGCGCTGAAGGAGTCCGCGCGCCACGCCCACGCGTTGGGCTTCATTCCCAGCGACGACATCGCGGGGCTCGTGGACCTGAGCCTGCTCGACGAGGTGCGTGGCGCAACGAAGCCCTGA
- a CDS encoding ATP-binding protein has protein sequence MSNPSRQVDLVLRGSLEDVAQAEDAVRDLCEDSGYGRHSFGMCLAVSECVINAIRHGNAFDPGKQVRLSMTLAGSRLTVCVADEGKGFSPESLADPLVTGSTFQDAGRGVLLMKTLMDDVAFAFRSGAGFEVQMYKDLAP, from the coding sequence ATGAGCAATCCATCGCGACAGGTCGACCTCGTGCTTCGAGGCTCCCTGGAGGATGTGGCGCAGGCCGAGGACGCCGTGCGAGATCTCTGCGAGGACTCGGGCTACGGCAGACATTCCTTTGGGATGTGTCTGGCCGTCAGCGAGTGCGTCATCAATGCCATCCGCCACGGCAATGCCTTTGACCCGGGCAAGCAGGTCCGGCTGAGCATGACCCTGGCGGGCTCACGGCTGACGGTGTGCGTGGCCGATGAGGGCAAGGGCTTCTCGCCCGAGTCCTTGGCGGATCCACTCGTCACGGGAAGCACCTTTCAGGATGCGGGGCGAGGCGTCCTCCTCATGAAGACGCTGATGGACGATGTCGCCTTCGCGTTTCGGAGCGGCGCGGGCTTCGAGGTCCAGATGTACAAGGACCTCGCGCCGTAG
- a CDS encoding class I SAM-dependent methyltransferase — MSAPHPARPTPAAAPDSETRAADSEPRAADSETRAADSEPRAAAFTWRSESEEPAPTRLAPVDDRLRADTALKRVRRGEFLLYQGDFHNARQLLGALGRRLPQPPPTRTPLEAFRAERRARQLEHDTLSRIVVALDRDYRLALARAPDVASACHQVWGEPEADTTVVPLKQLLGMLGAAEWRRKGLAVPGLSGLLHPHYGVYLPTRTDYVELLLALPAPKGLRVFDVGTGTGVLSLLLLQRGAASAVATDCDSRAVACARENAERLGFASRFQVTQADLFPPGQADRVVCNPPWIPEPPKNRVDRAVFDEDSQFLRRFLEGLPDALAPGGEGLLLLSDLAVLLGLRPSGWLAEEFARCGLVVKASHSTPARHGKAKDREDPLHAARSREVTTLYRLVPDPARCRPPA; from the coding sequence ATGTCCGCTCCCCACCCCGCCCGTCCGACTCCCGCCGCGGCGCCCGACTCCGAGACGCGCGCCGCCGACTCTGAGCCGCGCGCCGCCGACTCCGAGACGCGCGCCGCCGACTCCGAGCCGCGCGCCGCCGCGTTCACCTGGCGCTCGGAGAGCGAGGAGCCCGCGCCCACCCGACTGGCCCCGGTGGATGACCGCCTGCGCGCGGACACGGCGCTCAAGCGGGTGCGGCGCGGCGAGTTCCTGCTGTACCAGGGGGACTTCCACAACGCCCGGCAGCTCCTCGGCGCGCTGGGGCGCCGCCTCCCGCAGCCGCCTCCCACGCGCACCCCCCTGGAGGCCTTCCGCGCGGAGCGGCGCGCGCGTCAGCTCGAACACGACACGCTCTCCCGCATCGTCGTCGCGCTCGACCGCGACTACCGCCTCGCCCTCGCTCGCGCGCCGGACGTGGCGAGCGCCTGCCATCAGGTCTGGGGCGAGCCCGAGGCGGACACCACCGTCGTCCCCCTCAAGCAGCTCTTGGGCATGCTCGGCGCGGCGGAGTGGCGCCGCAAGGGATTGGCCGTGCCGGGGCTCTCCGGGCTGCTGCACCCGCACTACGGCGTCTACCTGCCCACGCGCACCGACTACGTGGAGCTGCTGCTCGCGCTGCCCGCCCCGAAGGGACTGCGCGTGTTCGACGTGGGCACCGGCACGGGCGTGCTCTCGCTCCTGCTCCTCCAGCGCGGCGCGGCCTCCGCCGTGGCCACCGACTGCGACAGCCGCGCGGTGGCCTGCGCCCGCGAGAACGCGGAGCGCCTGGGGTTCGCCTCCCGCTTCCAGGTGACCCAGGCCGACCTCTTCCCTCCCGGTCAGGCGGACCGGGTGGTGTGCAATCCTCCGTGGATCCCCGAGCCGCCCAAGAACCGGGTGGACCGCGCCGTCTTCGACGAGGACAGCCAGTTCCTCCGGCGCTTCCTGGAGGGGCTCCCGGATGCGCTCGCGCCCGGCGGCGAGGGGCTGCTCCTCCTGTCGGACCTCGCCGTGCTGCTCGGCCTGCGCCCATCCGGCTGGCTGGCCGAGGAGTTCGCCCGATGCGGGCTGGTGGTGAAGGCGAGCCACTCCACCCCGGCGCGCCACGGCAAGGCGAAGGACCGCGAGGACCCGCTGCACGCCGCGCGCTCGCGCGAGGTCACCACGCTCTACCGGCTGGTGCCCGACCCAGCGCGATGCCGCCCGCCCGCCTGA